The following nucleotide sequence is from Bacteroidales bacterium.
ATCTCATTAATTGGATGTTAAGGCTGATGTTGTTTAGTCCGGAACAACTGCCCCATCTTGTTTTTGCATTTCTTACGCTTATCTTATTAAATTTAAATCCGTGGTTTTTTGCTAAATTTGATGTTCTTTCAGGTAAGTAATTTTTAGCTTCAATTCTAAAGGCTTCCGTAATACCCTTTCGAATAAAACCTTGCATCTCTTCAGTAGTTATTTCATTTTTATTTACATACGAAACAATGATGCTGTTTTTTGTTATCCTTATTTGATCCTTATTATTTTCGGATACTTTAAATTTCAAACTTCTTTCTCTTGTTTTAAATTCTGAATCAAGATTAAAAACGGTTCTTTTATTCTCAGTCTTTGAAATTTTTTCTTTGCTGTGAATAATCCATTCTTTTTTTTCTTTAATGAATGATGTTGCCGAAGAATAAGAAAGAGAATAAGGTATTGTAAGCCTTACAGGACGAAAAGGCCTCACACTTAAAGTCATTCTGCGAACGCCTCTTTTTTTTGTAATAATCACATTACCAATTCCTTTTATGAATATTTCTTTGCTCAAAAGTTTATCTTTAGTTCATACAACATTTTTTATACTTTTTCCCGCTTCCGCACGGACAAGGGTCATTTCTGCCGATTTTCTCTTCTTCTCTGATATATGTTCCTTGTTCATAAGAATCATAATAATTATCTTCCGAGTCAGTATTCATTTTCTTATGTATTCTGT
It contains:
- a CDS encoding M48 family metallopeptidase — translated: MSKEIFIKGIGNVIITKKRGVRRMTLSVRPFRPVRLTIPYSLSYSSATSFIKEKKEWIIHSKEKISKTENKRTVFNLDSEFKTRERSLKFKVSENNKDQIRITKNSIIVSYVNKNEITTEEMQGFIRKGITEAFRIEAKNYLPERTSNLAKNHGFKFNKISVRNAKTRWGSCSGLNNISLNIQLMR